One genomic window of Cercospora beticola chromosome 5, complete sequence includes the following:
- a CDS encoding uncharacterized protein (BUSCO:EOG0926407T), whose amino-acid sequence MPLDSSTYGLAHLRVDGRRWNELRRISGQMSTQAAADGSSYFEMGNTKIICTVIGPRQQTRSGGRDQSREASIEVEIGIAGFSGMDRKKRSRSDKRTQEMQYTISSAFASTVFTSFYPQSTISIVLHVLSQDGALLAACLNAATLALIDAGIPMKDYVAACTTGSTASYAANDDEADPLLDLNGLEEQELPFLTVGTSGGEDKVNVLVMETKIQMARLEAMLSVGLDGCKQMRLLLDKIVREHGRKLLKSK is encoded by the exons ATGCCGCTCGACAGCTCGACGTACGGTCTCGCGCATCTGCGCGTCGACGGAAGACGATGGAACGAGCTGAGGCGCATCAGCGGTCAGATGTCGACACAAGCGGCCGCTGATGGCAGCAGCTATTTCGAGATGGGCAATACCAAGATCATCTGCACAGTCATCGGTCCCAGACAGCAGACGAGGTCTGGAGGACGCGATCAAAGTCGAGAGGCGAGCATCGAAGTGGAGATTGGTATCGCGGGCTTCAGTGGGATGGACAGAAAGAAGAGGTCGCGATCAGATAA GCGTACACAGGAGATGCAGTACACAATCTCTTCCGCATTTGCAAGCACTGTTTTCACCTCGTTCTATCCGCAATCTACGATCAGCATTGTGCTTCATGTGCTGTCACAAGATGGCGCCTTGCTGGCGGCGTGTTTGAACGCAGCGACTCTGGCCCTCATCGATGCTGGCATTCCCATGAAAGACTATGTTGCTGCCTGTACAACCGGATCAACAGCCTCATACGCTGcgaacgacgacgaagctgaTCCATTGCTGGACCTCAACGGACTTgaagagcaggagctgcCATTCTTGACCGTCGGTACTAGCGGAGGCGAGGACAAGGTGAATGTACTGGTCATGGAGACAAAAATACAGATGGCTAGACTGGAGGCTATGCTCTCTGTTGGCTTGGACGGTTGCAAGCAGATGCGCCTGTTGTTGGACAAGATTGTTCGCGAGCACGGGCGCAAGctgttgaagtcgaagtgA
- a CDS encoding uncharacterized protein (BUSCO:EOG09264FWI) → MTPEYKAEKEASVSFLGGGGIWEINHVALVAPAAAFLWAMLQTRQNFFKQYTLAAAFSDFLIQCGSILFATTVYAGAPQVLNGLLILPAVAAFLQPSPEVKKAAKPPSKVAGKDDSSDDKTADDKNPLPVKPFITAYRGAMMIITCSSILAVDFPIFPRRFAKTESFGTSLMDMGVGSFVFAAGIVAARQQLKEDNEASRSLVKRLKSALRHSLPLAVLGFVRLLSVKKLDYAEHVSEYGVHWNFFFTLALLSPAIAILQPVLRLTQYVGGYNIFAFVLAICYELILFCVPDMKVYIILSERKPGDWLSQNREGVFSFIGYLAIFIAGMGAGVNILPRDPEPGAKKLPEKDPLDADEEWLATVLGAAENEGEKKDAAPPPIKMPQLKPEWPKSTLPRLGALFFMWFIFSTWAMWRYGPRLFVSRRMANLAYVCWVCAFNYGQLLLFNVIEAGMFPNLYNAKTKEAEQTRIREATSPVMRAYNRNGLAIFLLANLLTGLVNMTMPTIHMADVPAMTVLVSYMAVLTGVALVLDRYDISIKL, encoded by the exons ATGACACCCGAGTACAAGGCGGAAAAGGAAGCTTCGGTCTCGTTCCTGGGAGGTGGCGGAATATGGGAAATTAATCATGTTGCCCTGGTGGCTCCC GCCGCCGCCTTTCTGTGGGCCATGCTGCAGACTCGACAAAACTTCTTCAAACAATACACCCTTGCCGCAGCATTCTCCGACTTCCTAATTCAATGCGGTTCCATTCTGTTCGCTACGACCGTCTATGCTGGAGCTCCACAGGTTCTCAATGGCTTACTCATCCTCCCAGCCGTTGCAGCTTTTCTGCAACCTAGCCCAGAAGTCAAAAAGGCGGCCAAGCCTCCTTCAAAAGTTGCTGGCAAGGACGATTCTTCAGATGACAAGACCGCCGACGATAAAAATCCATTACCTGTGAAGCCCTTCATCACGGCTTATCGCGGTGCCATGATGATCATCACATGTTCCAGTATCCTAGCTGTTGATTTCCCAATCTTCCCACGACGCTTCGCGAAGACAGAATCGTTCGGTACATCACTCATGGATATGGGCGTTGGCTCATTCGTCTTCGCAGCTGGTATTGTCGCTGCACGGCAACAACTCAAAGAGGACAACGAGGCGTCGCGATCACTGGTGAAGCGTCTGAAATCTGCGCTTAGGCACTCTCTACCACTGGCGGTTCTGGGCTTTGTTCGACTTCTGAgtgtcaagaagctcgactACGCGGAACATGTGAGCGAATATGGCGTTCACTGGAACTTTTTCTTCACACTGGCGCTTCTTTCGCCAGCGATAGCCATCTTGCAGCCGGTACTACGACTAACCCAGTATGTTGGTGGCTACAACATATTTGCGTTCGTGCTCGCAATCTGCTACGAACTCATACTCTTCTGCGTACCGGACATGAAGGTCTACATCATTCTCTCAGAAAGGAAACCAGGCGATTGGCTGTCGCAGAACAGAGAAGGCGTCTTCTCCTTTATCGGCTATTTGGCCATCTTCATTGCTGGCATGGGCGCTGGTGTTAACATCTTGCCCAGGGATCCAGAGCCTGGCGCGAAGAAGCTGCCTGAGAAGGACCCTCTCGACGCAGACGAAGAGTGGTTGGCCACCGTTCTTGGCGCGGCCGAGAAcgagggcgagaagaaggatgcgGCACCTCCACCAATCAAAATGCCTCAGCTCAAGCCAGAATGGCCCAAGTCAACGCTGCCCCGACTAGGTGCCTTGTTCTTCATGTGGTTCATCTTCTCCACGTGGGCGATGTGGAGATATGGCCCTCGCCTGTTTGTTTCACGGCGTATGGCAAATCTTGCATATGTTTGTTGGGTATGCGCATTCAACTATGGACAGCTTCTTCTGTTCAACGTCATTGAAGCTGGCATGTTCCCCAATCTGTACAATGCGAAAACGAAGGAGGCAGAGCAAACACGGATTCGTGAGGCGACTAGCCCAGTGATGCGTGCCTACAACCGCAACGGTTTGGCCATCTTTCTGCTGGCCAACCTTCTCACTGGACTGGTCAACATGACCATGCCGACCATTCACATGGCAGACGTACCTGCTATGACTGTGTTGGTGAGCTACATGGCTGTCCTGACTGGAGTCGCTCTAGTGTTGGACCGGTACGACATCTCGATCAAATTATAG
- a CDS encoding uncharacterized protein (BUSCO:EOG09261EMF) has product MPASKKGTQGKAGATSKNVHRRSTSRQTTPLTEASTTPATATPSAKDAPAATMTPYLKTSTAALISTDPSIETLIDRSNASAARPGDPPTVRELRMLHDTIRDTVNRFMSKRGEVCDRSMRQLVQRRKERLQEEREQEAARDAERARVKREEERSAKDKKTTSKKRHADEMDVDADEKERKEALPNVGAHGLARQDGVGVHQGADAPPSPPVQPGTVPPDLMETAPDDSDSESSRHDPPPTAPLYERIYGKDPTIGADSVRYHIPELNDDMTYEDKRDIFSVAQWPESDLRELTAGDPPDADFYNNAKPANQVNFSTFQTYVEPYIRPFTEEDVAFLKERGDRVTPYIMPQRGAKGYKEIWAAEDGLTGLEPPKQERNNPNEARGSMEELEDDIADQDTVSMGPVMSRLLSVIRPQPNTAKKEENEDANGDTSMTNAEDDAIMALINGTNEDQKPVTHLPPEFPRPANLPQLDYETFEHRALQELKFIGFVAPNETPDYDSNRDDMVAQRLRTLQHELREISRRNNIRKARVLELTEERMAMQEYANIADDLDNQVNAAYLKRNRSLAKPNQKKGAAQRPGQKGVASAPAGRGVSDGVRALMQKRKDWIEMVGPVVGYGRPPIPGDDETIFDEGNWKRLEKLEKEAEMGDAEAE; this is encoded by the exons ATGCCCGCCTCCAAGAAGGGAACACAGGGCAAGGCGGGTGCCACGAGCAAGAATGTCCACCGCCGCTCCACTTCGAGGCAGACGACGCCGCTGACCGAGGCATCGACCACGCCTGCCACCGCCACGCCCTCTGCCAAAGATGCTCCTGCAGCGACCATGACCCCATACCTCAAGACCTCGACCGCCGCCCTCATCTCGACAGACCCCAGCATAGAGACCCTCATAGATCGCAGTAATGCTTCAGCTGCGCGGCCGGGCGATCCGCCCACTGTGCGTGAGCTGCGCATGCTGCATGACACCATTCGCGATACCGTGAACCGCTTCATGAGCAAGCGCGGTGAGGTATGTGATAGGTCTATGCGGCAACTGGTGCAAAGGCGGAAGGAACGTTTGCAGGAAGAGCGGGAACAGGAAGCTGCACGTGATGCGGAAAGAGCCAGAGTGAAGCGCGAGGAAGAGCGCTCGgccaaggacaagaagaccacAAGTAAGAAGCGACATGCGGACGAGATGGATGTCGATGCCGATGAGAAGGAGCGGAAGGAGGCCCTGCCAAATGTTGGAGCACACGGTCTGGCGCGGCAGGATGGAGTGGGAGTGCATCAAG GCGCCGACGCACCGCCCTCGCCTCCAGTCCAGCCTGGTACCGTTCCTCCAGATCTTATGGAGACTGCACCGGACGACTCGGACTCGGAATCTTCGCGCCATGACCCTCCGCCTACCGCGCCTCTCTACGAACGCATTTACGGCAAGGACCCCACCATTGGCGCAGACTCTGTCCGGTATCACATTCCAGAGCTCAACGATGACATGACATATGAAGATAAGCGCGACATATTCAGTGTTGCACAGTGGCCCGAGAGCGACCTGAGAGAGCTCACTGCGGGAGATCCGCCTGATGCAGATTTTTACAATAATGCGAAGCCCGCAAACCAGGTCAACTTCTCAACCTTCCAGACATACGTCGAACCCTACATCCGGCCATTTACGGAGGAGGATGTGGCATTTCTGAAAGAGCGCGGCGATAGAGTCACACCGTACATCATGCCACAGAGAGGTGCAAAGGGTTACAAGGAGATATGGGCTGCCGAAGACGGCCTCACTGGACTCGAGCCTCCAAAGCAGGAGCGCAATAACCCAAATGAGGCGAGAGGGAGCatggaagagctcgaggatgATATTGCAGATCAAGATACAGTGAGCATGGGCCCGGTCATGAGTCGACTTCTTTCAGTCATTCGACCACAGCCGAACACAgcaaagaaggaggagaacgaagatgccaatggcgacaCATCGATGACAAACGCGGAAGACGACGCAATTATGGCCCTTATCAATGGCACTAATGAGGACCAAAAGCCTGTGACACATCTACCTCCTGAGTTTCCTAGGCCTGCCAACTTACCACAGCTGGATTATGAGACTTTCGAGCACCGAGCTCTGCAGGAGCTAAAGTTCATAGGATTCGTTGCGCCGAATGAGACTCCGGACTATGACTCGAATAGGGACGATATGGTGGCACAACGTTTGCGGACACTTCAGCACGAATTGCGAGAGATCAGCCGCCGCAATAATATTCGCAAAGCACGGGTCTTGGAGCTGACTGAGGAACGCATGGCAATGCAGGAATATGCCAACATCGCAGACGACTTGGACAACCAAGTCAATGCTGCCTACCTCAAGCGCAACCGGTCACTTGCGAAGCCCAACCAAAAGAAAGGTGCAGCGCAGAGACCTGGGCAGAAAGGTGTTGCATCAGCGCCTGCTGGTAGAGGCGTCAGCGATGGTGTGCGAGCTCTCATGCAGAAGCGTAAAGACTGGATCGAAATGGTTGGACCGGTGGTTGGTTATGGACGGCCGCCTATTCCAGGTGATGATGAAACGATCTTTGACGAAGGAAATTGGAAGAGGCTCGAGAAGCTTGAGAAGGAGGCCGAGATGGGTGATGCTGAGGCTGAGTGA
- the CAT1 gene encoding catalase A, which produces MSTAKQTVTAGLEKLQQTVNGASNAKVADLEKNTKNVFDEQNRITTDYGVRQHTTDDWLKVHSENKTGPMLMEDHAAREKINRFDHERIPERVVHARGAGAFGTFKMHKSLEKYTSAKVLTDTSRTTPTFLRFSTVLGSRGSADTVRDVRGFAIKHYTPEGNWDVVGNNIPVFFIQDAVKFPDAIHAGKPEPHNEVPQAQSAHNNFWDFQFMHTEATHMFMWTQSDRSIPRSYRMMQGFGVNTYTLDNAKGERFFVKFHWTPHLGVHSFVWDEALKLAGQDPDFHRKDLWEAIENGAYPKWDFGVQVIPEGEEDKFDFDILDATKIWPEDQVPVEYVGELELNRNPDEYFTQTEQVAFCTGHVVPGIGFSDDPLLQGRNFSYQDTQLSRLGINFQELPINRPISGCPVMNNNRDGAMRHTITKGTVNYWPNRYEAVPPAAKDEQPAPYIDYPAKVEGIKARLRSKKFQEHFKQAQLFYNSLSKPEQVHLEASLGFELDHCEDPIVYERMSQRLADIDLTLAQNVAALVGGTVPQKAGRENHGKKTIHISQTEFPGKTPTIESRRIAIIIADGFDKTAYNGIVAAVKAAKALPFTIGPRRSAIYAAGESKDDSKGVQPDHHLEGMRSTMFDSVFVPGGADSVATLRKNGRALHWVREAFAHLKAIGAVGEAVDFVRDACELPGVEFSTSDAVTDSYGVVTAAKVQPNSFKETISMAKGAADFVDAYFYAISQHKNFDRELAGYPPMVAY; this is translated from the exons ATGTCGACCGCAAAGCAGACGGTGACAGCCGGCCTGGAGAAGCTCCAGCAGACCGTCAATGGCGCCTCCAACGCCAAGGTCGCAGACCTCGAGAAGAACACGAAGAATGTGTTTGACGAACAGAACCGCATCACCACAGACTATGGCGTTCGCCAGCACACCACTG ATGACTGGCTCAAAGTCCATTCGGAGAACAAGACTGGTCCTATGCTGATGGAGGACCACGCGGCCAGAGAGAAAATCAACCGTTTCGACCACGAGCGTATTCCTGAACGCGTTGTGCACGCCCGTGGAGCAGGAGCCTTCGGTACCTTTAAGATGCACAAGAGCTTGGAAAAGTACACTTCAGCCAAGGTCCTCACAGACACATCTCGCACCACGCCCACCTTCCTGCGCTTCTCGACTGTATTGGGAAGCCGAGGATCTGCAGACACTGTTCGTGATGTACGTGGCTTTGCCATCAAGCACTACACACCAGAGGGAAATTGGGATGTCGTAGGCAACAACATCCCCGTCTTCTTCATTCAAG ACGCGGTGAAGTTTCCCGATGCGATCCATGCAGGCAAGCCAGAGCCTCACAACGAAGTGCCTCAGGCGCAATCCGCCCACAACAACTTCTGGGACTTCCAATTCATGCACACCGAGGCCACGCACATGTTCATGTGGACACAGTCCGATCGTTCTATCCCACGATCATACCGTATGATGCAGGGTTTCGGAGTCAACACCTACACTCTTGACAACGCGAAAGGAGAGCGATTTTTCGTCAAGTTCCACTGGACTCCACATCTCGGTGTTCACAGCTTTGTGTGGGACGAGGCATTGAAGCTGGCGGGCCAGGACCCAGACTTTCACCGCAAAGACCTGTGGGAGGCAATCGAGAATGGTGCATATCCCAAGTGGGACTTTGGTGTCCAAGTCATCcccgaaggcgaagaggacaAATTTGACTTTGACATCCTCGACGCCACAAAGATCTGGCCCGAAGATCAGGTGCCTGTCGAGTACGTCGGCGAGCTTGAGCTCAACCGCAACCCAGATGAATACTTCACCCAGACTGAGCAGGTGGCTTTCTGCACGGGGCATGTAGTGCCAGGAATTGGCTTCTCAGACGACCCTCTGCTCCAGGGCCGCAACTTCTCGTACCAGGACACTCAGCTGAGCAGACTCGGCATCAACTTCCAGGAGCTGCCAATCAACAGACCCATCTCGGGTTGTCCAGTCATGAACAACAACAGGGATGGTGCAATGCGACACACCATCACCAAGGGCACCGTAAATTACTGGCCAAACAGATATGAAGCCGTGCCACCTGCTGCGAAGGACGAACAGCCTGCTCCCTACATCGACTACCCTGCTAAGGTTGAAGGTATCAAGGCTCGTCTGCGGTCCAAGAAGTTCCAGGAGCATTTCAAACAAGCACAGCTCTTCTACAACTCGCTGTCGAAGCCAGAACAGGTCCATCTTGAAGCTTCCCTTGGCTTTGAGCTAGACCACTGCGAGGATCCAATTGTCTACGAGCGCATGTCACAACGTCTAGCAGACATTGACCTCACGCTGGCACAAAACGTTGCTGCACTTGTAGGAGGCACGGTACCACAAAAGGCAGGTCGCGAGAACCACGGCAAGAAGACTATCCACATTAGCCAGACAGAATTCCCTGGCAAGACGCCTACGATTGAGTCGCGTcgcatcgccatcatcatcgccgatGGCTTTGACAAGACTGCGTACAACGGCATCGTTGCGGCAGTGAAGGCAGCCAAGGCGCTTCCGTTCACCATTGGCCCACGACGTTCAGCAATCTACGCTGCCGGCGAGAGCAAGGATGACAGCAAGGGTGTGCAGCCCGACCACCACCTTGAGGGCATGCGGTCGACCATGTTCGACAGTGTCTTCGTTCCCGGCGGTGCGGATTCCGTCGCCACCCTCCGCAAGAATGGTCGTGCTCTCCACTGGGTCCGTGAAGCGTTTGCTCATCTCAAAGCTATCGGCGCTGTTGGCGAAGCAGTTGACTTCGTTCGCGATGCTTGCGAGCTGCCTGGTGTTGAATTCTCTACTAGCGATGCGGTTACCGACAGCTATGGTGTCGTAACTGCTGCCAAGGTGCAGCCAAACAGCTTCAAGGAGACGATCTCGATGGCGAAGGGTGCCGCTGACTTTGTCGACGCCTACTTCTACGCCATCAGCCAGCACAAGAACTTTGACCGGGAGCTGGCAGGATACCCACCGATGGTGGCTTACTAG